Below is a window of Tolypothrix bouteillei VB521301 DNA.
AGAACAGGTAGAACAAGCACTCAAGGAAAATCCAGAATTGTCAATGTTAATGCTGCGCGGACTGTCTTCGCGAATTTTACAAACAGAGATGATGATTGAAACACTTGCTCACCGAGATATGGGTTCGCGATTGGTGAGTTTTTTACTAATTCTCTGTCGTGATTTTGGCGTTCCTTGTGCTGATGGAATCACAATTGATTTGAAGCTATCCCATCAAGCAATAGCGGAAGCAATTGGTTCTACTCGCGTGACTGTTACCAGGCTACTAGGTGACCTGCGGGAGAAAAAGATGATTTCCATTCATAAGAAAAAGATTACTGTCCACAAGCCCGTTACCTTAAGTCGGCAATTCACCTAAAATAGTTCTGAGTGTTGAGTTAAGAGGGCAGAAGCAATTGTGTACCTATGCTGAAAGCTCTCTAAAAAACTCAGCACTATCCTCTAATTTCTCCACAGATGATGGCTTGAAGTAGTAGGCTGTATCTGGAAGGATTTCGTCGGTAGCTAAAAGATGACCACCGGGTACATCCTAATATTGGCAATATTAATTTTGGGAGGCGCAATCGCCACAGTGGGAGACCGTATTGGCACCCGAGTTGGCAAGGCGCGGCTCTCACTCTTCAATCTGCGTCCCAAAAACACAGCAGTACTAGTGACTATTCTGACAGGAACTTTAGTCTCGGCATCAACTTTGGCAATTTTGTTTGCTGCTGACGAAGGGTTGCGTAAAGGAGTATTTGAGCTAGAGGATATACAAAAAGACCTTCGTCGCAAGCGCGAAAGTCTCGAATCCACAACTCAACAACTGGATGTCACGCGGAAAGAATTAGAGCAAGCTAGAAAAGAACAACAAGAGAAAGAAGAACGCTTGCAAAAAACCAATGAGTCATTAAAGGAGGCAAATGCAAAACAACAAGCAACGCAAAACCAACTGAATCGCACGACAGAACAACTCAGCCGCACTCTCAGCCAACAAGCCCAAATTCAAGCTCAACTCCAAAATACGGAGACCCAACTGGATCAAGTAGTAGCACGCTACAAACAAACTGTAGCTGAACTGCAAAACGTTGATGTTGAGAAAAAAAAGCTGCTGGTAGAAGTAGAAAAACTTAAGATAGGGCGGCAAAAATTATTTGCCGAGGCAAAAAGAGCGATCGCCCAAGCGCAAGAAGCGATCGACAAACGGGATCGCGAACTGGCTAACCGACAGGAGGGTATTGAACAGCGAGACAAAAGAATTAATAACCTAGATCGGCTGATTCAAGAACGCAATCAAACCATTGCGGAAAGAGAAAA
It encodes the following:
- a CDS encoding DUF3084 domain-containing protein, whose product is MTTGYILILAILILGGAIATVGDRIGTRVGKARLSLFNLRPKNTAVLVTILTGTLVSASTLAILFAADEGLRKGVFELEDIQKDLRRKRESLESTTQQLDVTRKELEQARKEQQEKEERLQKTNESLKEANAKQQATQNQLNRTTEQLSRTLSQQAQIQAQLQNTETQLDQVVARYKQTVAELQNVDVEKKKLLVEVEKLKIGRQKLFAEAKRAIAQAQEAIDKRDRELANRQEGIEQRDKRINNLDRLIQERNQTIAEREKVIAQRESRLKDLEMQQNELEQEVARLEKFYQSYRELRLGKLALVRGQVLAAGVVRIEQPTAARQAIVQLLQEANRTAILKLTEPGANTENSQMLFVTKEQIEQLSQQIKDGREYVVRVFSAGNYVRGENGIQFFADATLNQKVFTGGEVLAATTADPQKMTAYQLRQRLELLISASQFRARNAGILDSIQIDSTFYRFITQLRQYNLPLDIKAVAAEDTFTAGPLKVKLIAIQNGQVVFST
- the ntcA gene encoding global nitrogen regulator NtcA; translated protein: MMTQDKALANVFRQMATGAFPPVVETFERNKTIFFPGDPAERVYFLLKGAVKLSRVYEAGEEITVALLRENSVFGVLSLLTGNKSDRFYHAVAFTPVELLSAPIEQVEQALKENPELSMLMLRGLSSRILQTEMMIETLAHRDMGSRLVSFLLILCRDFGVPCADGITIDLKLSHQAIAEAIGSTRVTVTRLLGDLREKKMISIHKKKITVHKPVTLSRQFT